The genomic region CACACCCGTTGCACCGGTACTTCCCGTTATGCCCACACCGGTTGCTCCTGTTATACCTGTGGCTCCTGTTCCTCCAGTCGCGCCAGTTGCTCCCGTGCTTCCGGTTACACCGACTCCGGTTGCCCCTGTTATACCTGTAGCTCCTGTTCCTCCAGTCGCGCCAGTTGCTCCCGTACTTCCGGTTACGCCGACTCCGGTTGCCCCTGTTATACCTGTGGCTCCCGTTCCTCCAGTCGCGCCAGTTGCTCCCGTACTTCCGGTTACGCCGACTCCGGTTGCCCCTGTTATACCTGTAGTTCCTGTTCCTCCAGTCCCACCAGTTGCTCCCGTACTTCCGGTTACGCCGACTCCGGTGGCTCCTGTTATACCTGTGGTTCCTGTTAAGCCTGCAATACCAGTTGCTCCTGTTTCACCAGTTACACCTGTTGCACCCGTGCTTCCGGTTACGCCGACTCCCGTGGCTCCTGTAATACCAGTCGCCCCTGTCAATCCGGTGGCGCCAATAGTCCCTGTTCCTCCAGTTGCTCCTGTTGTTCCCGTACTACCTGTTACACTTACTCCTGTGGCTCCTGTAATACCATTCGCCCCAGTCAATCCGGTGACGCCAGTCGCTCCTGTTCCTCCAGTTGCTCCTGTTGTTCCCGTACTACCTGTTACACTTACTCCTGTGGCTCCTGTAATACCAGTCGCCCCAGCCAATCCGGTGACGCCTGTTACTCCGGTTTCACCTGTTGCTCCTGTTGATCCCGTGACGCCTGTTACACTTACTCCTGTGGCTCCCGTTACCCCAGTCGCCCCAGTTAATCCGGTGACGCCAGTCGTTCCTGTTCCTCCAGTTGCTCCTGTTGTTCCCGTACTACCTGTTACGCTAACTCCGGTGGCTCCCGTTACCCCAGTCGCCCCTGTCAATCCCGTGACGCCAGTTGCTCCGGGTTCACCAGTACTGCCTGTTGCCCCAGCTCCGGTTGCACCCGTAACACCTGTTGCTCCTGCACCTGCGATCAACGTGTAATCCGGTGATGTTCCCGGCGTTCCCGTTGGTGATGCCACATTCGCAATATACGTACTACCGTTGAACGTCACGACTTGACCCGCTGGATACGTCGGAGCTACCGCTGGATCAAACGGTACAACTCCTGTTAAACCCGCACCAGTTACACCCGTTGCCCCTGTTACGCCAGGTGTTCCTGTCGCCCCCGTACTTCCCGTTACTCCAACTCCGGTTGCGCCCGTAACACCCGTCGCTCCTGCTCCTGCGATCAACGTATAGTCCGGTGACGTGCCCGGCGTTCCCGTTGGCGATGCCACATTGGCAATATACGTACTTCCGTTGAACGTTACGACCTGACCCGCTGGATACGTCGGAGCTACCGCTGGATCAAACGGTACAACTCCTGTTAAACCCGCACCAGTTACACCCGTTGCCCCTGTTACGCCAGGTGTTCCTGTCGCCCCCGTACTTCCCGTTACTCCAACTCCGGTTGCGCCCGTAACACCCGTCGCTCCTGCTCCTGCGATCAACGTATAGTCCGGTGACGTGCCCGGCGTTCCCGTTGGCGATGCCACATTGGCAATATACGTACTTCCGTTGAACGTTACGACCTGACCCGCTGGATACGTCGGGGCTACCGCTGGATCGAATGGTACAACTCCCGTGAGTCCTGCACCCGTTACGCCCGTGGCTCCAGTATTACCTGTCACCCCGACACCGGTTGCCCCTGTTGCTCCTACACCCGCTATTAATGTGTAGTCTGGTGAGGTACCTGGTGTTCCCGTCGGCGATGCCACATTCGCAATATACGTACTGCCATTAAACGTCACGACTTGACCCGCTGGATACGTTGGAGCTACGGCTGGATCAAACGGTACAACTCCAGCTAATCCTACGCCCGTTGCTCCAGTTACGCCGGATGCACCTGTAACTCCTGTACTTCCCGTTACTCCGATTCCTGTTGCACCCGTAACACCTGTGGCTCCTGCTCCTGCGATCAACGTATAGTCGGGTGACGTGCCCGGCGTTCCCGTTGGTGATGCCACATTCGCAATATACGTACTACCGTTGAACGTCACGACTTGACCCGCTGGATATGTCGGGGCTACGGCTGGATCGAATGGTACAATGCCACTTAAACCTACGCCTGTGGCTCCCGTTGCACCTGATACCCCTGTGGCTCCTGTAGATCCTGCACCTGCAAGCAACGTGTAGTCCGGCGAGGTGCCCGGCGTTCCCGTTGGCGATGCCACATTCGCAATATACGTACTTCCGTTGAACGTTACGACCTGACCCACTGGATACGTTGGAGCTACTGCCGGGTCAAACGGCACAACTCCATTTAAGCCGATGCCTGTGGCTCCTGTAACTCCCGTTGCTCCTGCTCCAGCTATCAACGTGTAATCCGGTGACGTGCCCGGCGTTCCCGTTGGTGATGCCACATTCGCAATATACGTACTTCCATTGAACGTTACGACTTGACCCGCCGGATACGTCGGGGCTACGGCTGGATCGAATGGTACAACTCCCGTGAGTCCTGCACCCGTTACGCCCGTGGCTCCAGTATTACCTGTCACCCCGACACCGGTTGCCCCAGTTGCTCCTACACCCGCTATTAATGTGTAGTCTGGTGAGGTGCCTGGTGTTCCCGTCGGCGATGCCACATTCGCAATATACGTACTTCCATTGAACGTTACGACTTGACCCGCCGGATACGTCGGTGCTACCGCTGGATCAAACGGTACAACTCCTGTTAAACCCGCACCAGTTACGCCCGTTGCCCCTGTTACGCCAGGTGTGCCTGTCGCCCCCGTACTTCCCGTTACTCCAACTCCGGTTGCTCCCGTGGCTCCTGCTCCAGCTATCAACGTGTAATCCGGCGAAGTTCCCGGCGTTCCCGTAGGTGATGCCACATTCGCAATATACGTACTGCCGTTGAACGTTACGACTTGACCCGCCGGATACGTTGGTGCCACGGCTGGATCGAATGGCACTATGCCAGTTAGACCTACGCCTGTCGCTCCCGTTGAACCTGACGCCCCTGTGGCTCCTGTAGGTCCTGCACCTGCAAGCAACGTATAGTCCGGCGAGGTGCCCGGCGTTCCCGTTGGCGATGCCACATTCGCAATATACGTGCTTCCGTTGAACGTTACGACCTGACCCGCTGGATACGTTGGAGCTACTGCCGGGTCAAACGGCACAACACCATTTAAGCCGATGCCTGTGGCTCCTGTAACTCCCGTTGCTCCCGCTCCGGCAAGCAACGTGTAATCCGGTGATGTGCCTGGTGTACCTGCTGGCGATGCTACATTCGCAATATACGTACTTCCATTGAACGTTACGACCTGACCCGCTGGATACGTTGGTGCCACGGCTGGATCAAATGTCACAATACCTGTCAAACCTGCACCAGTTGCTCCAGTGCTTCCCGTAACCCCTACTCCGGTTGGCCCAGTGACACCCGTGGCTCCTGCACCAGCAAGTAATGTATAATCCGGTGATGTACCCGGCGTTCCCGTTGGTGATGCTACATTGGTTATATATGTGCTTCCATTAAACGTTACAACCTGACCCGCTGGATACGTTGGAGCTACGGCAGGATCGAATGGCACTATGCCTGTCAATCCTGCACCAGTTGCTCCCGTTACACCCGATGCCCCTGTGGCTCCTGTAGGTCCTGCACCCGCAAGCAATGTGTAGTCTGGCGAGGTGCCAGGTGTTCCTGTAGGTGAAGCCACATTGGTTATATACGTACTACCGTTAAATGTCACAACCTGCCCCGCTGGATACGTTGGAGCTACTGCGGGGTCAAACGGAACTGCACCGTTTAGGCCTATGCCTGTAGCTCCAGTCGCACCTGTAACACCCGATCCTGCCAGTAAAGTATAGTCTGTTGAACTGCTTGGCGTACCTGTTGGCGATGCCACATTCGCAATGTAGGTACTGCCACCAAAAGTGACGATCTGACCCGCCGGATAGGTTGGTGCTAAAGCCGGATCGAACGGCACTATACCAGTTAATCCTACACCTGTGGCTCCTGTTGCCCCGGTCGTTCCTACACCCGTGGCTCCCGCAGCCGCAAGTAGTGTGTAGTCCGGTGAGCTTCCTGGAACTCCTACAGGACTTGCAACATTCGTAATATACGTACTACCATTAAAGGTAACGACCTGACCGGCTGGATATGTTGGGGACTGAGCTGGATCAAAAGAAGTTAATCCAGTTAATCCTACACCCGTTGCACCTGTGGCCCCCGCAGCCGCAATTAATGTGTAATCCGATGAAGCACCCGGTGTTCCTAATGGACCAGCTACACTTGTAATGTAAGTACTACCGTTATACGTAATTACCTGACCTGCAGGATACCCCGGCGCAAGCGCTGGATCAAATGCTAAGGCTCCAGTCAAACCAGCTCCGGTTGCCCCTGTTGCTCCAGTCGTTCCACCCGACAACAAAAGAGTATAGTCTGGGGAACTTCCGGGTGTACCTAAGGGACCGTTTACATTGGCAACATAAAGACTGCCCTCGTAGCTAACGACCTGCCCCTGAGCATAGGTCGGTCCAAGTGCAGGATCATATTCAGTAATATTGTTCAAACCCACACCAGGTGCTCCTGCCGGACCCTGCGCTCCCTGTGGGCCAACTGGCCCCACTGGTCCTACGGGTCCAATTCCTCCTGCTGGTCCCGCAGGCCCTTTCACCCCAGGGACGCCCGGTACGCCCGGGACTCCTGGTACACCTGGAACTCCTGGAACCCCGGGTGGGCCGGCGGGTCCAGTAATGCCCCCGGTTCCGAAAGTCGTCGTTGCCCGACTTAAGGACACAGATATCGAACGGATTAATCCCACAAGTTTATCTTTTTCTGCAGGCGGAACTTCCAGAAGTAACGTCACACTCAACAAGTCATCCAGTAAGTTTTGCAAGTTACCAGCCAGATTAATTAGAGGAACTGGGACAACCTCTGAGCCTGCAATGGTTAATTCCAATACGGCTTGCAATTCCGCCTTTACTCCGGCACGAAATCCGGAATCATTTACAAAAGTAAGCAACTGGCGCAGTCCATTCTGCAATGCCAGTACATTGGCTGAAGTCGATTGACTGATCGCAGCGGGAATAGTTACAGCTAGAGAATGAAGAATGGATTCGAACTGCTCCAGTTCACTTGATGTTATGGGGATAAATGGAGAGCCTGCTCTGAAAGATCTGCCTTCCAGAAACGCTTTAATATTGACCCTTTTTCGTTCATCGGACATGCTTAACTCAATCCTCCTCTAACTTGCTTGTTTTTCAAGCTTATGTAACATAGAGAGGAAAATTATCTTGGACACTCTTTTTAAGCAAAATAAAAACGATGATTCATGTTCCACGTTGAACAAGATTAAACGGTACTCTTCAACAAAAAAACACCCTCCATAAGAGGGTGTTCTCGCACTTTTTGTATGAAATCAGGCTATTTCGATGAATCCAGAGGAAATTGTAAAATAAACTCCGTACCTTCGCCAAGTACGCTATTCACATTAATGATGCCTTGATGGGCATCTACAATATTTTTCACAATGGCTAAACCGAGTCCTGTGCCTACACTTTCACCCCGAACGCGTGCTTTGTCTGCTTTGTAAAAGCGTTCGAAAATAAAAGGTAAGTCAGACGAAGGGATACCTACACCCTGATCCTTCACAGATACTCTTGCGAACGGAGCGCGAAGATGCGTGACCAGCTCAGCAGAGATCATTACATTTTTGCCAGTAGGCGTATGTCTGAACGCATTGTCCAGCAAATTCGTAAACACCTGCTCCAGTCGATCCTCATCTGCCTGTTGAAGTTCAATGGTTGGCTGTTTGCATTCAAACTGCAGTTGAATTCCCTGTTCTTTCGAGCGCACCGAGAACTTCCGATATACTCTATCCAGCAGTTCTCCGAGGTCAACTTCCTTCATAACCATGTCCGTGTGTCCAGCTTCCATCCGGGCAAGATCAAGCAGGTCTTTAACCAGTCTGCCCATACGCAGGGACTCATCATGAATCACCTGAATGAGTTCTTCACTCTCCTCAGGTGAGGTTGCCATGCCGTCCAGCAGCGCTTCACTGTAGCCCTGCATCATGGATAACGGGGTTCGTATCTCATGAGATACGTTAGCCACGAAGTCACGCCGCATCTTCTCCAGCCGTACTTCTTCTGTTACGTCTCTTAAGACAGCCACAGCGCCTCTGACAACACTGTCAGCATACAACGGTGCCATCTGAACAGACCACACACCCTGCTGTACATGAACATTGGAGCTTTGATCCCCGCCTTGCTCCATCACCATTCTGAATAAAGGAAGGAGGGGCTCAGGCACATCACGTGAAGACTTTCCAGAATGCTCGGCATCTTGTCCTTCGTCCATCTGTGCCCAATCCAGATCATACCAAGCCTGCATGACCTTCTCTCCTGGCGGATTCGTCAGGATAACTTTACCTTCACCATCAAAAGTAACTACCGCATCGGTCATGCTTCGAAGCACACTCGCCAGATGTTCTTTCTCATGGTTAAGGTTCCGAATGTTATCTTCCAGTTGGGCAGCCATATGATTAAATGTGTTGGCAAGTTCACCAATCTCATCACTTGTTACCAGGGAGAGGCGAGTTCCATAATTCCCTTTGCGAATCGAATTGGCTGCCTGAATCAATTGCTGCATGGGCTGTGTAATTTTGGTGAAAAGAAACAATGCAAAAAACGTCGTTAAACTGAATCCGATAATACAGATATAGGTAAAGAGCCGTTTAATATCTCTCGATTCGGATTCTGCAAAGTTCGTATCAATGTAGGGCAACAAAAAAAGACCCAGCGCTATAAGTACACAACCCACAAGGCAGATAATAGTGATCCATAACTTCCCGACCAGCGATCTCCAGAAATTAAAACTATTTCGGTACTTCCAGTTTATAACCCACACCCCACACCGTCGTAATCATGGCCGCCGATTCAGGCGATACCTTGTTGAGTTTCTCGCGAAGACGCTTCACGTGCGTATCCACGGTACGAAGATCGCCAAAGAATTCGTAATTCCATACATCTTTGAGCAGTTCTTCTCTGGAGAAAACTTTGTCTGGAGATGTTGCCAGATAGTGCAGCAATTCATATTCTTTTGGTGTAAGACTGATCTCTTCACCGCCAGCGGTTACCCTGTGGGCATCATGCTCAATAACCAGATGCGGGAACACAATGTTGTTACTCGAATTACTCTCCTTGGAGAGATATGCCGTTGCAGAAGATCGACGCAAAATCGCTTTTACGCGATAAATCACTTCACGCGGGCTGAATGGTTTTACTACATAGTCATCAGCGCCAACTTCGAAGCCCTGAACCCGGTTAATCTCTTCACCTTTTGCAGTAAGCATCAAAACCGGCGTTGATTTCACCTGACGAAGACGGGTACACACTTCAACGCCATCCATACCCGGCAACATCACGTCAAGCAAAATTAGTCCGTAGTCACCTGCTGTTGCTTTACGCAGTGCAGTTTCTCCATCCTCGGCTTCATCAATTTCATAACCTTCTTTTTCAAGATACATTTTCAAAAGCCTGCGGATTCTCTCTTCGTCATCCACGACCAGTATTCGATTCTCATGTTCAGCCATGCCTCTCCAGCCCCTTTGCAATAACTCCTCATCACTTCTATTATGTTCGATCTGGCGAACAATATTTGAATACCCTTCAATAAAAAGGTACATTTGTGTTTCCCGCTTCTAAACCAACCTTTGCAATACGAGTTGTCCTAGTCCGCTCCAGCGTAAGAATGTAATCCGGCAATGATCAGATTCACTCCAACCAGCGTAAACATAACGACCAGGAAGCCAAGAACTGCAAGCCATGCAGACTTTTGACCTTGCCAACCTCTGGATAAACGCAAATGCAGATACACACTATAATATAGCCATGTGATTAATGCCCACACCTCTTTGGGGTCCCAGCCCCAAAAGCGACTCCAGGCAATCTGAGCCCAGATCATGGCAAAGATTAATGCTCCCAGCGTAAATATCGGAAAACCAATGGCAATCGCGCGATAACTAATCTCATCCAGATCATCGGCATCGATTCCATCCATCATCGGCTGTAACGCTTGTCCAAGTGGTCTGCGCACAAGAAGTCGTACAATTCCATACAGGATCAGACCTACAATAAGTGACCAAACCACCGTATTCAGCTTGCGCCCGGCATTTACCCCGTTCATCCAGGAAGGCGTCTCAAGTAAAGGTTTTTTCATGCCAAGAAACGGTGTCATGCTCTCCACTTCGCTATTATATGGTGCAAAAATCGGAGGCATGCGATAAATCACTTTCTCTATTGTACTATTTTCCTGTACCTCTGTGTCAATGCTGACCGTTTTCTGTACAAAAACCGTCTCGTAACCAGCGGCACGAAAGGCAAATACCGTTCCGATAAATCCGATGACTACGACAATGGTAATCAGCGTGAATTCAACCCATCCCCGTTGGCGTCTTGAAGACTTGTCTTTCCCACTGAAATCAACGGTACGAAGCAAATACATGAATCCTGCAGCAAAACCTACGGCGAAGAACGCTTCACCAAGCGCGGCCAACGTCACGTGAATTTTCAGCCAGATGGACTGAAGTGCCGGGATTAATGGTTGTACCTCCTGAGGAAATACAGCGGCATACGCCATAATAATGATGGTAAGTGGTAAGGCAAACAAACCAAGTAATGACTTGCGGTATATGGCATAAACAACAATAAATGCAACCATGATCATCATGGAGAGAAAAGACATGAACTCGTACATGTTACTAACAGGGATATGACCTGCCCCAGCCCATCGGGTTACAAAAAATACGATATGCGCCGCCAAAGCGACAGTCGAAGCGATAAAAGCTCTTTTACCCCAGCGATTCATATGGTCCAAAGGATCACGATTACTCCATTTTTTGCCCATTACCGCGACAGCATATAACAAGAATGCAGCACAATAGAGAAAGAAAGCTACGATAAATGC from Paenibacillus sp. FSL R5-0341 harbors:
- a CDS encoding response regulator transcription factor; protein product: MAEHENRILVVDDEERIRRLLKMYLEKEGYEIDEAEDGETALRKATAGDYGLILLDVMLPGMDGVEVCTRLRQVKSTPVLMLTAKGEEINRVQGFEVGADDYVVKPFSPREVIYRVKAILRRSSATAYLSKESNSSNNIVFPHLVIEHDAHRVTAGGEEISLTPKEYELLHYLATSPDKVFSREELLKDVWNYEFFGDLRTVDTHVKRLREKLNKVSPESAAMITTVWGVGYKLEVPK
- a CDS encoding ATP-binding protein; this encodes MGCVLIALGLFLLPYIDTNFAESESRDIKRLFTYICIIGFSLTTFFALFLFTKITQPMQQLIQAANSIRKGNYGTRLSLVTSDEIGELANTFNHMAAQLEDNIRNLNHEKEHLASVLRSMTDAVVTFDGEGKVILTNPPGEKVMQAWYDLDWAQMDEGQDAEHSGKSSRDVPEPLLPLFRMVMEQGGDQSSNVHVQQGVWSVQMAPLYADSVVRGAVAVLRDVTEEVRLEKMRRDFVANVSHEIRTPLSMMQGYSEALLDGMATSPEESEELIQVIHDESLRMGRLVKDLLDLARMEAGHTDMVMKEVDLGELLDRVYRKFSVRSKEQGIQLQFECKQPTIELQQADEDRLEQVFTNLLDNAFRHTPTGKNVMISAELVTHLRAPFARVSVKDQGVGIPSSDLPFIFERFYKADKARVRGESVGTGLGLAIVKNIVDAHQGIINVNSVLGEGTEFILQFPLDSSK
- the ccsA gene encoding cytochrome c biogenesis protein CcsA: MSLLDFSSDAFIVAFFLYCAAFLLYAVAVMGKKWSNRDPLDHMNRWGKRAFIASTVALAAHIVFFVTRWAGAGHIPVSNMYEFMSFLSMMIMVAFIVVYAIYRKSLLGLFALPLTIIIMAYAAVFPQEVQPLIPALQSIWLKIHVTLAALGEAFFAVGFAAGFMYLLRTVDFSGKDKSSRRQRGWVEFTLITIVVVIGFIGTVFAFRAAGYETVFVQKTVSIDTEVQENSTIEKVIYRMPPIFAPYNSEVESMTPFLGMKKPLLETPSWMNGVNAGRKLNTVVWSLIVGLILYGIVRLLVRRPLGQALQPMMDGIDADDLDEISYRAIAIGFPIFTLGALIFAMIWAQIAWSRFWGWDPKEVWALITWLYYSVYLHLRLSRGWQGQKSAWLAVLGFLVVMFTLVGVNLIIAGLHSYAGAD
- a CDS encoding collagen-like repeat preface domain-containing protein → MSDERKRVNIKAFLEGRSFRAGSPFIPITSSELEQFESILHSLAVTIPAAISQSTSANVLALQNGLRQLLTFVNDSGFRAGVKAELQAVLELTIAGSEVVPVPLINLAGNLQNLLDDLLSVTLLLEVPPAEKDKLVGLIRSISVSLSRATTTFGTGGITGPAGPPGVPGVPGVPGVPGVPGVPGVKGPAGPAGGIGPVGPVGPVGPQGAQGPAGAPGVGLNNITEYDPALGPTYAQGQVVSYEGSLYVANVNGPLGTPGSSPDYTLLLSGGTTGATGATGAGLTGALAFDPALAPGYPAGQVITYNGSTYITSVAGPLGTPGASSDYTLIAAAGATGATGVGLTGLTSFDPAQSPTYPAGQVVTFNGSTYITNVASPVGVPGSSPDYTLLAAAGATGVGTTGATGATGVGLTGIVPFDPALAPTYPAGQIVTFGGSTYIANVASPTGTPSSSTDYTLLAGSGVTGATGATGIGLNGAVPFDPAVAPTYPAGQVVTFNGSTYITNVASPTGTPGTSPDYTLLAGAGPTGATGASGVTGATGAGLTGIVPFDPAVAPTYPAGQVVTFNGSTYITNVASPTGTPGTSPDYTLLAGAGATGVTGPTGVGVTGSTGATGAGLTGIVTFDPAVAPTYPAGQVVTFNGSTYIANVASPAGTPGTSPDYTLLAGAGATGVTGATGIGLNGVVPFDPAVAPTYPAGQVVTFNGSTYIANVASPTGTPGTSPDYTLLAGAGPTGATGASGSTGATGVGLTGIVPFDPAVAPTYPAGQVVTFNGSTYIANVASPTGTPGTSPDYTLIAGAGATGATGVGVTGSTGATGTPGVTGATGVTGAGLTGVVPFDPAVAPTYPAGQVVTFNGSTYIANVASPTGTPGTSPDYTLIAGVGATGATGVGVTGNTGATGVTGAGLTGVVPFDPAVAPTYPAGQVVTFNGSTYIANVASPTGTPGTSPDYTLIAGAGATGVTGATGIGLNGVVPFDPAVAPTYPVGQVVTFNGSTYIANVASPTGTPGTSPDYTLLAGAGSTGATGVSGATGATGVGLSGIVPFDPAVAPTYPAGQVVTFNGSTYIANVASPTGTPGTSPDYTLIAGAGATGVTGATGIGVTGSTGVTGASGVTGATGVGLAGVVPFDPAVAPTYPAGQVVTFNGSTYIANVASPTGTPGTSPDYTLIAGVGATGATGVGVTGNTGATGVTGAGLTGVVPFDPAVAPTYPAGQVVTFNGSTYIANVASPTGTPGTSPDYTLIAGAGATGVTGATGVGVTGSTGATGTPGVTGATGVTGAGLTGVVPFDPAVAPTYPAGQVVTFNGSTYIANVASPTGTPGTSPDYTLIAGAGATGVTGATGVGVTGSTGATGTPGVTGATGVTGAGLTGVVPFDPAVAPTYPAGQVVTFNGSTYIANVASPTGTPGTSPDYTLIAGAGATGVTGATGAGATGSTGEPGATGVTGLTGATGVTGATGVSVTGSTGTTGATGGTGTTGVTGLTGATGVTGATGVSVTGVTGSTGATGETGVTGVTGLAGATGITGATGVSVTGSTGTTGATGGTGATGVTGLTGANGITGATGVSVTGSTGTTGATGGTGTIGATGLTGATGITGATGVGVTGSTGATGVTGETGATGIAGLTGTTGITGATGVGVTGSTGATGGTGGTGTTGITGATGVGVTGSTGATGATGGTGATGITGATGVGVTGSTGATGATGGTGATGITGATGVGVTGSTGATGATGGTGATGITGATGVGITGSTGATGVTGTSVTAASSYAENTNGTILVILGGTVVALPANQNIGTGITVNGGNDTFTLATAGRYYISYKVNLTAAIAVQSRILLNGAVVPASVISPVLSLSQLATDFIITATAGSTIQLQLFGLVATAVLSPPGATLNIIRLS